AGGCGACCATCGCGGCGGCGATCCCGGCGCTCACCGCGCGCCGCACCAGCGGCGTCGGCGACGGCACGTTCACCGTGCAGAGCAGGCCGATCAGCGTCGGCAACGCGAGCAGCCAGGGCACCCGCCAGAGCACCACGGAGATGCCGCTCGCGGCGCTCAGCGCCTCCAGCACACCAGGGACGAGCAGCACGCTGAGGGCGAGGGTGCCGCCGGCCGCGAGCAGCGCGGGGGTTCGCCGGCGGGCGAGCAGCGGGCCGCACCAGAGCGCCAGACCGCTGATCACCCCGACCACGCCGACCAGCAGGGTGCGCCGGTAGGTGTACTCGGCGTCGAAGAAGGCGTCGTCGGCGCCGGTGGCGGCCCCGGTCTGGAGCAGCAGTTGGGAGACCACCACCGAGCCGACCGGGTAGAGCACGGCGGCGGCACCGGCGAGCAGGGCATCCTTCCAGCGGCCGACCAGCAGCATGGCGAACGCGGCGGCGCCGGCCAGCATCGGCAGGATGATCGCGGCGGTGGTGGTCAGGCCGACCGCGGTGATCGACAGGGCCGCCACCAGGACCAGGGACCACCGCGACCGGCTGTCGAACCACTTGGTGAGGTAGAGCCACATCAGCGGGATGACCGCCGAGACGAACATGCCCTTGCCCTCGTAGAGCCGGGGCAGGTGGAAGGTGCCGAGCGCGGCGTCGCCACCGGCGACGAGGTAGAGGTACGCGACGGCCACGGTGAAGGCGAGCAGCGGGCGGCGCGGCGCCCACCGGTGCACCAGGCGCCAGAGGGCGAGCACCGCGAGCACGGCCATGACCGGCAGCAGCACGTACCAGGTGGCCGAGGCGGCGTGGATGCCGAGCACCCGGGCGAGCGCGCCCGCGAACACCTCGATCGAGGCGATCGGCGGCTGGGAACCCATCGCCGGCGCGACGTTCTCGGTGAACAGGAAGTCCCGCAGCGGGACCAGGTCCCGCTCCGCCACCCAGACCGACCGGCCCACGTAGTAGACGTCGTCGGGCGTGTTGCGCGCGAGGAAGAACGAGGAGATGCCGACCAGCACGGACACGACCAGCGCGTACCCCGACTGGACGGCGGTCGGGGCGGGCACGGCCGGCAGCGGCTGCGGGGTGGCCAGCCACGCGCGACGCAGCAGCAGCATCCCGCCGACCGCGGCGACCGCCCCGGCGGCCGCGGGGACCCACCAGGACATGCCGTCGCCCGCGCCCGTCCCGGCGAGCCCGGCGGTGACCGCGGCGACCACCGCGGCTGCCAGCACCACGACGAGCAGGCGGCGCGGGTGGGCGGCCGGCGCGGCGACCCCGGCGTCGGGGGCGTCGGCCGGCGGCGCGTCGGTCGTCGCGCGGCGACGGGCGCGGAGCACGGCCACGGCGGCGAGGACGACGCAGCCGGCCAGCCAGATCTTGAAGGTCACCGACGGGGCGAGCCGGACGGCGAACGCCGCGTGGTAGAGGACCGTCCAGAGCGCGAACGCCAGCACGGCGGCGTCCGTGATCAGGGCCGGCGTCGCCGCGATCAGCGAGCCGAGCCGGCCGGACCGGACCGGACCGGGCCGGTCGGCCGCGACGTCGGGCGTCGCGGGATCGGGGGACGGCGCGACGGCGACGGCGGCGTGGTCGGCGTTCGACACGGGAAGTCCTTGTCGTTGTACGGGCGAGGGCGGCGGTGGCGCGCGGCGGGCGGCGTCGGTGGCTCCGCTCCGACCTGGCTAAGCAGAGTAGCGGCAAGCACCCGCCGGTCGGGGTGCGGTGGAGGGGGGTGTCGCGGGTGGTGCGGTCATCCGGCGACGGGCCTGGCCCGGGGACGGGGCACGTCCCGCTGCGCACCGAGGCCGGCCACGACCGACTCCACCAGAGCGTCGAGGTAGCTGTCGGTCAGCGGCAGCCGGGCGATCGCCAGCCGCCAGTAGAGAGGGCCGACGATGAGGTCGATCGCCGCGTCCGGGTCGCTGTCGGGTGGAAGCTCCCCCCGCTC
This genomic stretch from Micromonospora krabiensis harbors:
- a CDS encoding DUF6077 domain-containing protein; the protein is MSNADHAAVAVAPSPDPATPDVAADRPGPVRSGRLGSLIAATPALITDAAVLAFALWTVLYHAAFAVRLAPSVTFKIWLAGCVVLAAVAVLRARRRATTDAPPADAPDAGVAAPAAHPRRLLVVVLAAAVVAAVTAGLAGTGAGDGMSWWVPAAAGAVAAVGGMLLLRRAWLATPQPLPAVPAPTAVQSGYALVVSVLVGISSFFLARNTPDDVYYVGRSVWVAERDLVPLRDFLFTENVAPAMGSQPPIASIEVFAGALARVLGIHAASATWYVLLPVMAVLAVLALWRLVHRWAPRRPLLAFTVAVAYLYLVAGGDAALGTFHLPRLYEGKGMFVSAVIPLMWLYLTKWFDSRSRWSLVLVAALSITAVGLTTTAAIILPMLAGAAAFAMLLVGRWKDALLAGAAAVLYPVGSVVVSQLLLQTGAATGADDAFFDAEYTYRRTLLVGVVGVISGLALWCGPLLARRRTPALLAAGGTLALSVLLVPGVLEALSAASGISVVLWRVPWLLALPTLIGLLCTVNVPSPTPLVRRAVSAGIAAAMVASFAVFATPMWSPQSWVEVHDRPTWKLPQQRQRIAFWIKDLDRPDGLLLAPGVIMRTSLIVTSRVRVVLPRDFYLVEYDLNSDFAKDRLLLTGWADGREQPGRDQLAPALQRLDVGTICVYSGNTYARDLATQLGYTEFAQRKAPGAVTCFRRDG